In the Juglans microcarpa x Juglans regia isolate MS1-56 chromosome 6D, Jm3101_v1.0, whole genome shotgun sequence genome, one interval contains:
- the LOC121233939 gene encoding uncharacterized protein LOC121233939, with the protein MADPSTSPPIIMESKPLHPLHQIAETPTHKLLLKQWLKEEELILGRIALKETQIDSVRSEITMLYIFFFVFHSTALVLLFNASSRDPVANKLACHRSWIPSLCSILFSLGIIWAVRYKTDVEVHLEKLLEREKEDGKLLAKCVEELKKKGVEFDLLKEVDALRRAKSLRVETKAVRKWSARDFVTLFFFAMSCLVLAITRVILCD; encoded by the coding sequence ATGGCTGATCCAAGTACAAGCCCACCAATAATAATGGAGTCGAAGCCCTTGCACCCTCTTCACCAAATCGCCGAAACACCGACCCACAAGCTTCTTCTGAAGCAATGGCTCAAGGAAGAGGAACTAATCCTCGGAAGAATCGCCCTCAAAGAAACCCAGATCGACTCTGTCCGAAGCGAAATCACCATGCTGtacatcttcttcttcgtcttccacTCCACAGCTTTGGTTCTCCTCTTCAACGCCTCCTCTAGAGACCCAGTTGCCAACAAGTTAGCCTGCCACAGGTCATGGATCCCTTCACTCTGTTCTATTCTGTTTTCGCTCGGAATCATTTGGGCCGTGAGGTACAAGACCGACGTAGAGGTCCACCTGGAGAAGCTACtggagagggagaaggaagatgGGAAGCTATTGGCAAAGTGTGTggaagaactgaagaagaagGGGGTCGAATTCGACTTGCTGAAGGAGGTGGACGCCCTTCGGAGGGCCAAAAGTCTGCGCGTCGAGACCAAGGCGGTCAGGAAGTGGTCGGCGAGGGACTTTGTCACCCTGTTCTTCTTCGCCATGTCTTGCCTTGTTCTTGCAATCACGAGGGTTATTTTGTGTGATTAA